A window of the Hevea brasiliensis isolate MT/VB/25A 57/8 chromosome 6, ASM3005281v1, whole genome shotgun sequence genome harbors these coding sequences:
- the LOC110670607 gene encoding uncharacterized protein LOC110670607 — protein MASTNFSLSSPPIFSGENYQIWAIKMKSYLQAFDLWDSVENNTDPTPLPENPTLAQIKIHNEERAKKYKAKTCIESSVSETIFIKIMACENAKEAWDLLKEEYEGNDQTRFMQILNLKREFEIQKMKESENVKDYCTRLVSLANKIRLLGEEFLNKRIVEKIFVSLPEKFEPKISSLEVHANFSQITVTELIDALQAMEQRRAIRQGGTIEGALLAAKSFTKKKFPQCGICKRFNHEEKNCWHKGKPQCFNCKKFRHLLKDCRFKNEEANLAQEEESLF, from the coding sequence ATGGCCTCAACCAATTTCTCCTTGTCTTCACCCCCTATATTTTCAGGAGAAAATTATCAAATATGGGCTATCAAAATGAAGTCCTATTTACAAGCTTTTGATTTATGGGATTCAGTAGAAAATAATACTGATCCTACCCCACTACCAGAAAATCCAACTCTTGCTCAAATAAAAATTCACAATGAGGAGAGAGCTAAGAAATACAAGGCAAAAACTTGTATAGAATCTTCAGTTTCTGAAACCATTTTCATAAAGATTATGGCTTGTGAAAATGCAAAAGAAGCTTGGGATTTGCTCAAGGAGGAGTATGAAGGCAATGATCAAACAAGGTTCATGCAAATTTTAAATCTCAAAAGAGAATTtgagattcaaaaaatgaaagagTCTGAAAATGTCAAAGACTATTGCACTAGGCTCGTGTCCCTAGCCAACAAAATTAGACTGCTCGGTGAAGAATTTCTTAACAAAAGAATTGTAGAAAAAATATTTGTTAGCCTCCCTGAGAAGTTTGAGCCAAAAATTTCTTCACTTGAGGTTCATGCAAATTTTTCACAAATAACTGTTACAGAATTAATCGATGCTTTGCAGGCTATGGAGCAAAGAAGAGCAATCAGACAAGGAGGAACAATTGAAGGAGCCTTGCTAGCAGCAAAGTCATTCACAAAGAAAAAATTTCCACAATGTGGTATTTGCAAAAGGTTTAACCATGAGGAAAAGAATTGTTGGCATAAAGGCAAACCACAATGTTTTAATTGCAAAAAATTTAGGCATTTGTTAAAAGATTGcaggtttaaaaatgaagaagcaAATTTAGCACAAGAGGAAGAATCTCTTTTTTGA